A portion of the Oxynema aestuarii AP17 genome contains these proteins:
- a CDS encoding alpha/beta hydrolase, producing the protein MSFPSRFDLGETIRKTSRILKSASQKYFSILLALVLVSSTVFFFHTPSALAADEILLIYGSSSENVTLNELESFARTGEEPDVFRTRLGVTDQDASDLRTLLNQEIPVTRDFLERILQSSIGQYVLSRIEPVIGQQGLREDVEDVTEALLRAADDGTIELLEVMRYYPVDRISVNGPLLAEAYNKISFIAEDVRPVIEVVSNFMYDLVCEGDFASDFDAPSLEAFSRASTSNLAWPN; encoded by the coding sequence ATGTCTTTTCCTTCTCGGTTCGATCTCGGTGAAACCATCCGCAAAACAAGCCGGATTTTAAAAAGTGCCAGTCAAAAGTATTTCTCTATTTTACTGGCACTTGTTTTAGTGAGTTCGACAGTCTTTTTCTTCCATACCCCGTCCGCCCTCGCTGCCGATGAAATCTTATTGATTTATGGCAGCTCCAGCGAAAATGTCACCTTAAACGAATTAGAAAGTTTTGCACGCACCGGAGAAGAACCCGACGTGTTCCGTACCCGCTTGGGGGTCACCGACCAAGACGCGAGCGACCTGCGGACCTTGTTAAATCAAGAAATTCCCGTCACTCGCGATTTTCTCGAAAGAATCCTCCAAAGTTCGATCGGTCAATACGTCCTCTCTCGCATCGAACCCGTCATCGGTCAACAAGGATTGCGCGAAGATGTCGAAGACGTCACCGAAGCCTTGTTACGAGCGGCTGACGACGGCACCATCGAACTGCTCGAAGTCATGCGTTACTACCCCGTCGATCGCATCTCCGTCAACGGTCCGCTCCTCGCCGAAGCTTACAATAAAATCAGCTTCATCGCCGAAGATGTCCGACCCGTGATCGAAGTCGTCAGCAACTTCATGTACGACCTCGTTTGTGAAGGCGATTTTGCTTCTGATTTTGACGCCCCCAGTCTCGAAGCCTTCAGTCGCGCTTCGACCTCGAACTTGGCGTGGCCCAACTAA
- a CDS encoding GNAT family N-acetyltransferase: protein MIDVKEINDPKAPEFEGFSKIYIESFPPQERPDLETIAHRLTDRISRLFVGKIGDRVVSIALLYALKNPNFVLLDFIGTDSQYRSQGLGTQMMNYLGETLKSRQIHLIIEVEDPQYSSNFKQGERRIEFYRRLGAKILENVPYLLAPFAGETPTKMKLMIWPDYGQLCLSGSLLTELIYDIYQNLYDRDRDDPFLNSFINDIPETIQLI, encoded by the coding sequence ATGATTGATGTTAAAGAAATAAACGATCCTAAAGCCCCGGAGTTTGAGGGATTTTCTAAAATTTATATCGAATCTTTCCCGCCACAAGAACGCCCGGATCTCGAAACGATCGCCCACCGCTTAACCGATCGCATCTCGCGCTTGTTTGTCGGCAAAATCGGAGATCGCGTGGTTTCGATCGCCCTTCTCTATGCTTTAAAAAATCCTAACTTTGTCTTACTCGACTTTATCGGAACCGATTCCCAATATCGCAGTCAAGGCTTGGGAACTCAAATGATGAATTATTTAGGAGAAACATTAAAATCTAGACAGATTCATCTAATCATTGAAGTCGAAGATCCGCAATATAGTAGCAATTTTAAACAAGGAGAAAGAAGAATTGAGTTTTACCGACGTTTGGGGGCGAAAATCCTGGAAAATGTGCCTTATCTCCTGGCGCCATTTGCTGGAGAAACACCCACCAAAATGAAATTAATGATCTGGCCCGATTACGGTCAGCTTTGCTTGAGTGGGTCGTTATTAACCGAATTAATTTATGATATTTATCAAAATCTCTACGATCGCGATCGCGACGATCCATTTCTCAACAGTTTTATTAACGACATTCCCGAAACGATCCAGTTAATTTAG
- a CDS encoding serpin family protein codes for MNVHWVYRAIAASIGAITPVLTSSSAIAASAARSAPIAQEERQLAQSFAEDLPADVATLVKDNNAFALDLYHHLRQQPGNLFIAPYSLSRSFAMTYAGARGQTAAEIAKVLHLSLPEPRVHEAFASLVVILPHQTEGIPRLESIDRLWGQENYPFQDPFVETIARHYQASLARIDFAKQPELARETINQWIAERSNGRIQNLLRPKDIGANTRLILTNTVYFKAQWFSPFSPQRTESAPFAIAPGQTVPVPMMYQLMNPTSIVEYDDLTLLDLPYRDTTISTVVLLPTQTAELQRVEAQITPENLQRWFSDLDRHWSTEQPLSAHIWLPKFELQSKLDLSQVLSSLGMPSAFSKSADFSGIDNSRDLYLSAAIQQTFITVNEQGTEASASSAVASGVRGAQNSTLEFRADRPFIFLIRDNTSGSLLFIGRLVNPGELSP; via the coding sequence ATGAATGTCCATTGGGTTTACCGGGCGATCGCCGCATCCATAGGAGCCATTACCCCTGTTTTGACCTCCAGCAGTGCGATCGCCGCATCCGCCGCCAGATCGGCCCCCATCGCCCAGGAGGAGCGCCAACTCGCTCAAAGCTTCGCCGAAGACCTCCCCGCAGACGTAGCCACCTTGGTAAAAGACAACAACGCTTTTGCCCTCGATCTCTACCATCACCTGCGTCAGCAACCGGGAAACCTGTTTATCGCCCCTTACAGCTTATCGAGATCCTTCGCCATGACCTATGCCGGGGCGCGGGGTCAGACGGCGGCAGAAATCGCCAAAGTCCTGCACTTGAGCTTACCGGAACCACGAGTCCACGAAGCCTTTGCCTCCCTCGTCGTCATTCTGCCTCACCAAACCGAAGGCATCCCGCGTCTCGAATCGATCGATCGCCTGTGGGGACAGGAAAATTACCCATTTCAAGACCCCTTCGTAGAAACGATCGCCCGACATTACCAAGCCTCCCTCGCCCGCATCGACTTTGCCAAGCAGCCCGAACTTGCCCGAGAAACCATCAACCAATGGATTGCCGAACGCAGCAACGGTAGAATTCAGAACCTTTTACGCCCCAAAGATATCGGCGCCAACACCCGGCTGATTTTAACCAACACAGTTTACTTTAAAGCCCAGTGGTTTTCGCCCTTTTCCCCTCAACGAACCGAATCCGCCCCGTTTGCGATCGCCCCGGGACAGACCGTACCCGTCCCGATGATGTACCAACTGATGAACCCGACCAGTATCGTCGAATATGACGACCTGACCCTGCTCGATCTGCCCTATCGCGATACCACCATTTCCACCGTCGTCTTACTACCGACTCAGACCGCCGAACTCCAACGAGTCGAAGCCCAAATTACCCCCGAAAACCTCCAACGATGGTTTTCCGATCTCGATCGCCATTGGTCCACAGAACAGCCCCTCAGCGCCCACATCTGGTTACCGAAATTTGAACTGCAATCGAAACTGGATCTGAGTCAAGTCCTCTCCAGCCTGGGAATGCCGAGTGCGTTTAGTAAATCTGCCGATTTTTCCGGGATCGACAACAGCCGCGATCTCTATCTCTCCGCCGCCATCCAGCAAACCTTTATCACCGTCAACGAACAGGGAACGGAAGCATCCGCCAGCAGTGCAGTCGCTAGCGGCGTGCGCGGCGCCCAAAACTCGACCCTGGAGTTTCGGGCCGATCGCCCCTTCATCTTCCTGATTCGCGACAATACCTCGGGAAGTCTCTTATTCATCGGGCGCCTGGTCAACCCCGGGGAGCTTTCGCCATAA
- a CDS encoding carbohydrate ABC transporter permease produces the protein MKFRLSFDRNTFKNEAIAAWLFLSPALFFLSLFIFWPIAYLFYLSLTTGSFTVSGTEFIGLKNYWRLLISPDFWQVLGNSIYFTVATVIPSIVIPLALAVLLDREIPLRGLLRTAYFIPSITSLVAVGLGWRWLFQNDGPVNRLLASAGLTGVEWLSSTTWAMPVLILLTVWKQLGFNLVVFLAGLQAIPVQRYEAAELDGANGWQKFWYVTLPGLQPTLIFVAVTTAIFTLRSFEQVYVITGGGPLNSTNVLVYYIYEQAFALFDFGYAAAAATVLLAIALILVYFQVTSWGQND, from the coding sequence ATGAAATTTCGTTTATCCTTCGACCGAAATACATTCAAAAACGAGGCGATCGCCGCCTGGTTATTTCTCTCTCCCGCCTTATTTTTTCTCAGTTTATTCATCTTTTGGCCGATCGCCTATCTGTTTTATCTCAGTTTAACCACGGGTAGTTTTACCGTATCGGGAACCGAATTTATCGGCTTAAAAAACTATTGGCGATTGCTGATTTCTCCCGACTTTTGGCAAGTCTTGGGGAATAGCATTTACTTCACCGTCGCCACCGTCATCCCCAGTATCGTCATTCCCCTCGCCTTAGCCGTTTTACTCGATCGCGAAATCCCCTTACGCGGCTTATTAAGAACCGCCTATTTTATTCCCTCAATTACCTCCCTCGTCGCCGTCGGATTGGGATGGCGGTGGTTATTTCAAAATGACGGCCCGGTGAATCGGTTGCTCGCCAGCGCGGGACTGACTGGCGTAGAATGGTTGAGTTCGACCACATGGGCGATGCCCGTGTTGATCCTGTTAACGGTTTGGAAACAACTCGGTTTCAATCTCGTTGTCTTTTTAGCCGGACTACAGGCCATTCCCGTACAGCGTTACGAAGCCGCCGAACTCGACGGGGCCAATGGCTGGCAAAAATTTTGGTACGTCACCCTTCCAGGGTTGCAGCCGACATTAATATTTGTCGCGGTGACGACAGCCATATTCACCCTACGCAGTTTCGAGCAAGTTTACGTGATTACGGGGGGCGGTCCGTTGAACTCGACGAACGTCCTCGTTTACTACATCTACGAGCAAGCTTTTGCCTTATTTGACTTTGGTTATGCGGCAGCCGCCGCTACCGTTTTACTGGCAATCGCCTTAATTTTGGTTTATTTTCAGGTGACCAGTTGGGGTCAAAACGATTGA
- a CDS encoding DUF3352 domain-containing protein gives MNLHKGKKLVVNRTSLSILSAIALLPGVAVAQTPTVETPTPAIPTVAEVLPAQIGGLVLLNGDARVWDGLKRFVGLPPTFVGPGFLPYLPNSVDFAATIQPALGDWVAIALMPPSTPESVATFEESPLMLAPLTETIAIEEIVDRIASTRESAVTRREYQGVTLFEWPEEELAIDEPTPSEAPGEAELNPAPFKSSGAAKSPILKQLLPFAGAKGLQWPIAQAEPEPAPFPEEQFPEADFPEEDFPEPPPPIVPPLAIAVSDGYLVAAPGAAPIERWLDTRQTGQPKLADDARFQRTIARPEFARSLLVGYTDTDFLQRFSLAEVPELPPIPLPLPLPMPGSQGFNNALDLTADTYEAIDFAFWIDNNGLRARSTTAYRTPQPENASPPSLAALPSRLPASTYLALTSRGFDGLWNAIVPQPSADPEAMPNWGTQFRAAVRQALNLDLDEDIIRWMDGEYGLFFFPSKRGLFPAVDPRLPFGIGLMVETSDRPAAESFFSTLESYIRDVSQDAVAIHTRQIDTRGVTHWQVTNEETGEVLSALSYGWLDDNLLLVTTGIGPMEELNPKPYLSLEDSYTFQTATQPFPQPNDGYFYLNVGSTLAFVNNLFPQNQEGINPAFFITQILGNIRSLSLSTSGSESAKQADFFLVISPRQ, from the coding sequence GTGAATCTCCACAAAGGTAAAAAATTGGTGGTCAATCGCACGTCTTTATCGATCCTCTCCGCGATCGCCCTGCTGCCTGGGGTGGCCGTCGCTCAAACCCCTACCGTGGAGACTCCTACCCCCGCCATACCGACCGTTGCCGAAGTCTTGCCCGCACAGATCGGCGGGCTGGTACTCCTCAATGGGGATGCTAGGGTCTGGGACGGCTTAAAACGGTTTGTGGGTCTACCGCCCACCTTTGTCGGCCCGGGATTTTTGCCTTACCTCCCCAATAGCGTCGATTTTGCCGCCACGATTCAACCCGCGTTAGGGGATTGGGTCGCCATTGCCCTGATGCCGCCGAGTACCCCGGAAAGCGTCGCCACGTTTGAAGAATCGCCCTTAATGCTGGCTCCCCTCACCGAGACGATCGCGATCGAAGAGATCGTCGATCGCATCGCCAGCACTCGGGAAAGCGCCGTTACCCGCCGAGAATACCAAGGGGTGACCCTGTTCGAGTGGCCCGAAGAAGAACTCGCGATCGACGAACCGACGCCCTCAGAAGCCCCGGGGGAAGCGGAATTGAACCCCGCCCCCTTCAAATCCTCGGGAGCGGCGAAATCTCCGATTCTCAAGCAGTTGTTGCCCTTTGCCGGGGCGAAGGGGCTCCAATGGCCGATCGCCCAAGCCGAACCGGAACCCGCCCCCTTTCCCGAAGAACAGTTTCCCGAAGCCGATTTTCCCGAAGAAGACTTTCCCGAACCGCCGCCACCGATCGTTCCCCCTCTGGCGATCGCCGTCAGTGACGGGTATCTCGTCGCCGCTCCCGGCGCCGCTCCCATCGAACGCTGGCTCGACACTCGCCAAACCGGACAGCCCAAACTCGCCGACGATGCCCGTTTCCAACGCACGATCGCCCGACCGGAGTTTGCGCGATCGTTGTTGGTCGGCTACACCGACACCGATTTCCTGCAACGCTTCAGCCTCGCCGAAGTCCCGGAACTCCCTCCGATCCCCCTTCCCTTACCCCTGCCAATGCCCGGTTCTCAAGGGTTTAACAACGCCCTCGATCTCACTGCCGACACTTACGAGGCGATCGATTTTGCCTTCTGGATCGATAACAACGGCTTGCGGGCGCGATCGACCACCGCCTACCGCACGCCCCAACCGGAAAACGCCTCGCCGCCCTCCCTCGCCGCCCTTCCCTCCCGTCTTCCCGCCTCCACCTATCTCGCCTTGACCAGTCGCGGTTTTGATGGCTTGTGGAATGCGATCGTTCCCCAACCCTCGGCGGACCCGGAAGCAATGCCCAATTGGGGAACCCAATTTCGCGCTGCCGTGCGTCAAGCCCTCAATTTAGACTTAGACGAGGATATTATTCGCTGGATGGACGGCGAATATGGGCTGTTTTTCTTCCCCAGCAAACGCGGCTTGTTTCCGGCGGTCGATCCCCGCTTGCCGTTCGGGATCGGGTTGATGGTCGAGACCAGCGATCGCCCCGCCGCCGAGAGCTTCTTTAGCACCCTGGAAAGCTACATTAGAGACGTCTCTCAAGACGCCGTCGCGATCCATACCCGCCAGATCGACACCCGTGGGGTTACCCACTGGCAAGTCACCAACGAGGAAACAGGAGAAGTGCTAAGCGCACTCTCTTACGGCTGGTTGGACGACAACCTCCTGCTCGTCACCACCGGGATCGGCCCGATGGAAGAACTTAATCCCAAACCGTATTTATCCTTAGAAGATTCCTACACGTTTCAGACCGCAACTCAACCGTTTCCTCAGCCCAACGACGGCTATTTTTACCTCAATGTCGGCTCGACTTTAGCCTTCGTTAATAATTTGTTTCCTCAAAATCAAGAAGGAATTAATCCCGCCTTTTTTATCACGCAAATTTTAGGCAATATTCGCAGTTTGAGCCTATCGACTTCGGGAAGCGAGAGCGCCAAACAAGCGGACTTTTTCCTCGTGATTTCCCCGCGTCAGTGA